A region of the Kribbella sp. NBC_01245 genome:
TGAACTGCAACGCCTTATCGGATTCGCTCATGCGCTCCATGGCATTCATCAGCGCCGTACCGTGGCCCTGCTCGAGCGTGAACGCAGCCTCAGGGTTGAACCTGCCATCGGTGAAGACCGGGAAGTTGACGGTGCCCTCGCCGATGTCCACACCAACGGTGTTTCGGACAGTTACGAGATCGGCCGCGGTGACGTCGGCGAAGGCGCCGGGTTGACGGGTACGCAGGTCGTCGAGCAGCGCCTGGGCGAGCGGCTCCTTCTTGTCGGTGATCGCGAATTGTGCCGAGGCACCCTCGGCCATGACCTGGACGTCGACGAACTCGAGTCGAACCGATACCGGCGTTGAGAAGTTCTTGATCGTCACGAGGTGCACTACGGGCTCGGTGGCGCCAATCCCCATGAACTCGGCAGCGTAGGCGTTGCGGCGCGCGACGAACTCCGAGATCGGCAGCGCAAGACCAGCGCGCACTTTCACGCGCAGCTCATGGTCAGGAAGCGCGCCTGTGGCACGAACATGGTCGCGCAGCGCCTTGACCGCGAAGACCCCGAGTACGAGCACCTTGGCGAGTTCTTGGTCGACCTTGCTGTGCTTGCCCAGGACCTCGAACTCGGTGAACTTCGAGCCGCGCACATTCAGCGCCGCGCGGCCGAAGATGCGACGGTCACTCGCAGCAACCAGGGGAGTGCTCATCGTGCAGTCGAGTCGGTTGTAGAAGTCGTCACCCGCAGCCGCAGCGTCATCGCTGAGAACTCCAGCGGCAGACGTGTCCGCGAGCGGCACTTTCGGGTTCTGTCGGCTTGTCGAGGTAACCGCCGATGGGAGGTCGATCTCATCGAAGACTCCGCTCTCGTTGTTGCGGATGACACCTTTCACATAGCCGTTGCCGACGTCGATGCCGCCGGTGAGGGGGATGGTCGCTTCGCTCATTTCTGGATCCTTCATCTGCATGGTCTGGTGGTCTGGGGCACTGCGTCGGGCACTCGACTACCGGCGGGTGGACGACATGATTTCGTCGATGGAGGCCTGCTCCCGGACCCCAGGCACTTCGTGCTGCGCTGGTGTGGCTGCCGGCACGGCAGCGGGTCCTTCGAGGGACTCGACCGGCGCGGAAGATTGATCCGCGGGCGAAGACGCCTGGTCGTGTGCCATTGCCGGCGGTGCGTCACTCAACTGGTTGCGCGGCTCGCCCTGCGGAACGGTGTACTTCGCCTGCGAGGGTTCGGTCGGCAGAGTTCCCGCGGTATTGGCCGGCAGAGCTTGCCCATGTCGGAGCAGCTGCTCTACCGGTTTGTTCACGACGTCGATGTAGCCATCGCGCTCGATCGATTCGCGGATCAGCAGCCGGAGCGAGCCCGAGATGTTCTCCTGGAGGTCGAGCCACTGGTTCACCGAGACGTCTGCTGCGGGAACGCTCCAGCGAAGCCGCCGCGGATCTGCCGCCTCTGGCTGACTGGTCTTGGTCATCCGTGCACTCTCCTCGGCCTCGTCTACGGGACTCGGCCAGGTCGCCCTTGAGTCCTCTATCAGATTCGCATCCTATAAGCATTTAATGGTCTTTTGCAAACCTTTTAAAGACCATCTAAA
Encoded here:
- a CDS encoding ParM/StbA family protein; this encodes MSEATIPLTGGIDVGNGYVKGVIRNNESGVFDEIDLPSAVTSTSRQNPKVPLADTSAAGVLSDDAAAAGDDFYNRLDCTMSTPLVAASDRRIFGRAALNVRGSKFTEFEVLGKHSKVDQELAKVLVLGVFAVKALRDHVRATGALPDHELRVKVRAGLALPISEFVARRNAYAAEFMGIGATEPVVHLVTIKNFSTPVSVRLEFVDVQVMAEGASAQFAITDKKEPLAQALLDDLRTRQPGAFADVTAADLVTVRNTVGVDIGEGTVNFPVFTDGRFNPEAAFTLEQGHGTALMNAMERMSESDKALQFTSRKQLADFLQAPPSVLQKSRHERAAGFVADEATYLVDAIVSAFGDVLSQAGATTEVVYVYGGGAGPVREMLHPRLLQAAGDVPVLYLDSSYSRHLNREGMYIAARHVEMASTVQAVGEPDS